A region from the Ignavibacteriota bacterium genome encodes:
- a CDS encoding type II toxin-antitoxin system PemK/MazF family toxin — translation MQSPKRGEVWLVDLGMATKVRPCVVMSIPYEGEERALTSIIPHTTSSRKSRFEVRLNVSFLHQGVFDAQNILTIPSVKLIRKLGILSVDDMIS, via the coding sequence ATGCAATCTCCGAAACGAGGTGAGGTCTGGCTTGTCGATCTGGGGATGGCGACAAAAGTTCGACCTTGTGTCGTCATGAGTATTCCATACGAAGGAGAAGAACGTGCCTTAACATCAATCATCCCGCATACAACAAGTTCCCGGAAATCTCGGTTCGAGGTGCGTCTGAATGTTAGTTTCTTACATCAGGGTGTATTCGATGCTCAAAACATACTCACCATTCCAAGTGTAAAATTGATTAGAAAACTTGGAATACTATCTGTGGATGATATGATTTCTTGA
- a CDS encoding aldehyde dehydrogenase family protein, translating to MREYSLYINGEFVEANSCRTFESINPFNQEIVARVARAGIDDANKAVVAARKAFDDGPWTRMSKEERSAFIKAISEKINEKKEELEQLEVEDSGSTFRKAKEDIYLSARAMNYFSKLATLEQTETIEGLSKPGFSQNILVREPIGVVAAIIPWNFPLKMAIWKLGPALAAGNTVVLKPSELTPCTAMELAKVIHEVGLPPGVVNIIPGFGEDVGEALTKHSLVDKVSFTGSTAVGRKVMSNAAASLKKCTLECGGKSANIVLHDADIPHAVDGAMYAIFYHQGQCCEAGSRLLLHESLHDEVVHRLIEKTKKFRLGNPKEMTTDIGPVISEKQRQRVLGYINSGIEQGASVAIGGNIPELSELEKGFFVEPTIFTNVGNSMKIAQEEIFGPVLSVLKFKTEEEAIAIANDSVYGLGGGVWSQDKGRAMSIAKRLRAGTVWINEWHLLSEKAPFGGYKQSGIGRELGLEGLREYTETKHLHID from the coding sequence GTGCGGGAATATTCGCTCTATATTAATGGTGAGTTTGTCGAGGCGAATTCTTGTCGCACGTTTGAATCAATCAATCCGTTCAATCAGGAAATTGTCGCACGAGTTGCTCGCGCAGGGATTGATGATGCGAACAAAGCAGTCGTTGCCGCTCGTAAAGCTTTTGATGATGGACCTTGGACAAGAATGTCGAAGGAAGAACGAAGCGCGTTTATCAAAGCAATCTCCGAAAAAATCAATGAGAAGAAAGAGGAGTTAGAACAACTCGAAGTCGAGGATTCCGGCTCGACGTTTCGTAAGGCAAAAGAAGATATTTATCTCAGTGCGCGGGCAATGAATTATTTCTCCAAACTCGCTACGCTTGAACAAACGGAAACCATTGAGGGACTTTCAAAACCGGGCTTTAGTCAGAACATTCTTGTGCGTGAACCGATTGGAGTTGTTGCCGCGATAATTCCATGGAACTTCCCGCTGAAGATGGCAATCTGGAAATTAGGTCCGGCACTCGCTGCAGGAAATACGGTTGTCCTTAAACCATCGGAACTGACGCCCTGCACAGCCATGGAACTTGCAAAGGTTATTCATGAAGTCGGATTACCGCCGGGCGTTGTTAATATTATTCCGGGTTTTGGCGAAGATGTTGGGGAAGCATTAACAAAGCATTCGCTTGTTGATAAAGTTTCGTTCACCGGCTCAACTGCGGTTGGTAGAAAAGTGATGAGCAACGCGGCAGCATCATTGAAAAAATGTACGCTGGAGTGTGGCGGTAAATCTGCCAACATTGTTTTGCACGATGCGGATATTCCGCACGCAGTGGATGGAGCGATGTATGCGATATTTTATCATCAGGGACAATGCTGTGAAGCCGGTTCGAGATTATTATTGCATGAATCACTTCATGATGAAGTTGTTCATCGTTTGATTGAAAAGACGAAGAAATTTCGGCTCGGTAATCCGAAGGAAATGACGACGGATATTGGTCCTGTTATTTCAGAAAAGCAACGTCAACGGGTTCTCGGTTATATCAATAGCGGAATTGAACAGGGTGCATCGGTTGCAATTGGCGGAAATATTCCGGAGTTATCTGAACTTGAAAAAGGATTTTTTGTTGAGCCGACAATTTTCACAAACGTCGGGAACTCGATGAAGATTGCACAGGAAGAAATATTCGGTCCTGTGCTTTCTGTTCTGAAATTCAAAACGGAAGAAGAAGCAATTGCGATTGCGAACGATAGTGTGTACGGTCTCGGTGGAGGTGTTTGGTCGCAAGATAAAGGGCGGGCGATGTCCATTGCCAAACGATTGAGAGCCGGAACGGTATGGATAAATGAGTGGCATTTGCTTTCAGAGAAAGCGCCGTTCGGCGGCTACAAGCAAAGCGG
- a CDS encoding S8 family serine peptidase → MKRILLVAIILLCSFVLSSAQQRAPLGTLLSRHLPSIKENDEQLVLIIFKDKGAQNLSVTSPRSLLSAKAIARRAKVRSSNNIIDVQDLPLEQSYVENIKGVVVRVRHQLKWFNAVSAVATKQQIESLRALPYVQEVELVGRWKTDKSLEKENDEFILPQEQELLVDSLNYGNSFTQINQIKVNAVHNLGIYGQGIVVGVFDNGVRLLNHEAFLNMNIIAMYDFVDHKKSVVPINTSTGFGSHGVSTLSIIGGYKPGQVIGPAFGATYILARTENDSSETPIEEDNWAKAIEWADSIGVDVASTSLGYGAPGYPYDPPYVSWTWQDMNGNTTLVTRAADRAVGLGIVVLNSAGNSGSDVHNTLGAPADGDSVITVGAVTSSGGRASYSSVGPTTDIPSRIKPDIMAMGSGVWYANGSNPLGYTNIGSGTSFSCPLSAGVATLVLCANPSLTPMQVRDAMRQTASNAASPNNTMGWGILNARNAISYFGISPNVRGVVFNDLDADGTKDTNETGLAGALVSITGTKTDSTYTDADGNYLLDNLSVGNFSITITPPVGKKLLFPSNGSYGITIDSSKLVQTGKDFVIVEYGTVQGSTFDDINGNGTKQAGEPGLENWKAKLGSRSALTDADGNFIFSTVDAGSYTLSESLHTGWMKTTPAGNYSVNINWGDTKSGYSFGVFKLGSIQGQVFQDYNSDGIQDSNETGIGNWRIQLNGPVTGSVLTDSNGNFSFTNLTAGTYTLSESLMYHWVQTYPFSNGAHSIIIRSGSDTTNLDFGTYYAPNMVCSVSSGWNLLSLPQQLENYDINTIYPDAGSKAYLFKNKTYTTLDTIPDGVGFWLKFPYAANISIVGDLKTSDTIAVQKGWNIIGTISEPVAITDVVTQPDSLINSQFFYYNGTYQQSDSLFPHFGYWVKTKNAGQVILQSPTDKLLFHRRK, encoded by the coding sequence ATGAAACGCATTTTACTCGTTGCTATCATTCTCCTTTGTTCTTTCGTACTTAGTTCTGCACAACAACGTGCCCCCCTCGGCACGTTACTTTCCCGGCATCTTCCATCAATCAAAGAAAACGATGAACAACTTGTGTTGATTATTTTCAAAGATAAAGGCGCGCAAAACCTTTCTGTAACTTCTCCCCGTTCGCTCCTCTCAGCAAAAGCAATTGCCCGACGAGCAAAGGTTCGTTCATCAAACAACATTATTGATGTACAGGATTTACCGCTCGAGCAATCGTATGTGGAAAACATCAAAGGAGTGGTGGTGCGGGTCCGGCACCAATTGAAATGGTTCAATGCTGTCAGTGCTGTGGCGACGAAACAGCAAATCGAATCGTTACGAGCATTGCCATATGTTCAGGAAGTGGAATTAGTCGGACGATGGAAAACAGATAAGTCGCTCGAAAAAGAAAATGATGAATTCATTCTTCCGCAGGAACAGGAGTTGTTGGTTGATTCATTAAACTACGGAAACTCGTTCACACAAATCAATCAAATCAAAGTTAACGCTGTTCACAATCTCGGAATATATGGACAGGGAATTGTCGTCGGTGTGTTCGATAATGGAGTACGCTTATTGAATCATGAAGCATTTTTAAACATGAATATTATAGCTATGTATGATTTTGTTGACCACAAGAAAAGTGTTGTTCCGATAAATACCAGCACTGGTTTCGGAAGTCATGGTGTGAGTACTCTTTCTATCATCGGAGGATATAAACCCGGACAAGTAATAGGTCCTGCATTCGGAGCGACCTACATTCTTGCCCGAACGGAAAATGATTCGAGCGAAACCCCAATTGAAGAAGACAATTGGGCAAAAGCGATTGAATGGGCGGATAGCATTGGCGTTGATGTTGCCAGTACTTCATTAGGTTATGGCGCTCCGGGTTATCCGTACGACCCGCCATATGTTAGTTGGACATGGCAGGATATGAACGGAAATACGACACTTGTTACCCGCGCGGCTGATAGGGCTGTAGGTTTGGGAATTGTTGTTTTAAATTCAGCAGGAAATTCCGGTTCAGATGTTCACAATACTCTCGGTGCACCAGCCGACGGAGATAGTGTTATCACAGTTGGCGCAGTCACTTCATCAGGCGGACGTGCTTCATACAGTTCAGTTGGACCAACTACAGACATTCCATCGCGAATAAAACCTGATATTATGGCGATGGGATCGGGTGTTTGGTATGCAAACGGTTCAAATCCATTAGGCTATACTAATATTGGAAGCGGTACTTCCTTCTCTTGCCCACTTAGTGCGGGTGTTGCAACTCTTGTACTTTGCGCCAATCCATCCCTCACCCCGATGCAAGTACGTGATGCAATGCGCCAAACAGCAAGCAACGCGGCATCACCCAATAACACCATGGGATGGGGAATTCTGAATGCACGGAATGCCATCAGTTACTTCGGAATTTCTCCCAACGTTCGTGGCGTTGTCTTCAATGACCTCGACGCAGACGGAACCAAAGACACGAATGAAACAGGACTTGCAGGCGCGCTGGTAAGCATCACCGGAACAAAAACAGATTCGACGTATACCGATGCTGATGGAAATTACCTTCTCGATAATTTATCAGTCGGAAATTTTTCCATCACGATTACACCGCCTGTCGGGAAAAAACTTTTATTTCCATCGAACGGCTCGTATGGAATTACAATTGATAGTTCGAAGTTAGTTCAAACCGGAAAAGATTTTGTCATCGTCGAGTATGGTACCGTGCAGGGTTCGACGTTTGATGACATCAACGGGAACGGAACAAAGCAGGCAGGCGAACCGGGATTAGAAAATTGGAAAGCAAAACTCGGTTCACGTTCTGCGCTTACTGACGCGGACGGTAATTTCATCTTTTCAACAGTCGATGCCGGAAGTTACACGCTCAGTGAGAGCCTTCACACCGGCTGGATGAAAACAACTCCGGCGGGAAATTATTCAGTCAATATAAATTGGGGAGATACAAAATCAGGATATTCATTTGGCGTATTCAAGTTAGGTTCGATTCAAGGTCAGGTATTTCAGGATTACAATTCTGACGGAATTCAGGACAGCAACGAAACAGGAATTGGAAACTGGAGAATACAATTGAATGGACCTGTTACGGGTTCCGTGCTCACGGATTCAAACGGAAATTTCTCTTTCACAAATCTGACAGCAGGAACATACACGCTCAGCGAGAGTCTTATGTATCACTGGGTACAAACGTATCCTTTCAGCAACGGAGCGCATTCGATTATCATTCGAAGCGGATCAGATACAACGAATTTGGATTTTGGAACGTACTACGCTCCCAACATGGTATGCTCAGTCAGTTCAGGTTGGAATTTACTTTCGCTTCCGCAACAATTAGAGAATTATGACATCAACACAATCTATCCTGACGCAGGTTCCAAAGCATACTTATTCAAAAATAAAACCTATACAACACTCGATACAATCCCAGACGGAGTAGGGTTTTGGTTGAAGTTCCCGTACGCGGCAAACATTTCTATCGTCGGTGATTTGAAAACATCGGACACAATTGCTGTTCAGAAGGGTTGGAATATCATCGGTACAATTTCAGAACCTGTTGCTATCACCGATGTCGTTACGCAACCGGATAGTCTCATCAACTCACAATTCTTTTACTACAACGGAACATACCAGCAATCGGATTCGTTGTTTCCGCATTTCGGGTATTGGGTGAAAACGAAAAATGCCGGGCAGGTGATTCTTCAATCACCGACTGACAAGTTACTCTTCCACAGGAGAAAATAA